The DNA segment ACGGTGCTGTTGGCCGCCACCAGCCTCGGCCCGGTCGCCGCCCAGACCCCGCCGACGATCCTGCAGGCGGTCGACCTCGGTGGCCTGGAAACGCGCTCAGCGGCGCTGATGCTCAGCGCCCAGGAAGCCGGCGACCTCCAGGTCTCCGTGCTCGCCATCCCCTTGCCGGATCAGGTCAGCCTGATGCTCGAGATCGGGGGCGAGTCATTGCTCGCTGGCGCAGGCGCGGAGTCGGGCGACGAGCTGCTCACCGAGATCTACGCCTATGCGATCGACGCCGAAGGCGGCCTGGTCGACACCCTGACCCAGGCGGTCCGTCTCGATCTGGGGCGCCATCGCGCGGCCCTGGCCAGCACCGGCCTCAAGTTCTTCGGCCACCTCGATCTGCCGCCGGGCAAGTACTCCCTGCGCGCCATGGCCCTCCACCGGCGGGCCAATCGCCTGGGCCTACGGATCAGCCAGCTCGAGGTTCCACGGTGGAGCACGGACGCCGACCCGCATCTTCTGCCCCCGGTACGGCGCGAGCTCACGGGTCGTTGGCTGGTGGTCCACGAAGAGGCTGCCAATCCCCCACCGTTTCCTCTGAGGGTCGCCGGCAAGTCCTATGTGCCGACGGTGCGGCGGCGCATCGCCGCCCAGGAGCGCGCCGGCTTTTGGCTGCTCGGCTCGCGACCGGAGGAGCGTCTTCGCGCCGACCTCCTGCCGCGCGAGGGCGGCGCGGCGCTGCAAGAGCTCGGCCTCGGCCACCTGCAGACACTGGAGGGCGGCCGGCTGGGTGTGCGAGCCCTCGCCGCCGAGGTCGACACGGACCGCCTGCGGCCTGGTGAGTATCGGCTGCAGATCTCGGCTGTCGAGCGGCCGGAAGCCTTTGCCTCGACCGCCCTCGAGATCCGACCGCCGCCGGGCTTCGACGTGCCGGCGGCGGCGGTCAAGACGCCGGAGCTGCAACCGAGAGCCCCCCGCGCCCGCCGCTCGCAAGTCCGTGCCGAGCAGATGATCCGGGTTCGCGCGGCCTACAGCCAGTCCCTGGCCGAGCTCGGGCAAACCCACACGAAACCTTCCCTGCAGTCCCTCATCGAGCTCGAGACATCGATGATCGGCGGCGGCTCGAAGAAGGCACAATCGACCCTGGCCGAAGCCGAGCTGCGGGTCGCCCTGGAGCTGACGGCGCGCGACGCGGAAGGCTTCCTGCCCTTGATCCGCATCCACGAGGCGCTCTACCGGCGCTACCACAAACGCCGCCACTTCCTGCTCGCCACTCACTCGCGGCAAATTGTCGCCAGCC comes from the Acidobacteriota bacterium genome and includes:
- a CDS encoding tetratricopeptide repeat protein; the protein is TVLLAATSLGPVAAQTPPTILQAVDLGGLETRSAALMLSAQEAGDLQVSVLAIPLPDQVSLMLEIGGESLLAGAGAESGDELLTEIYAYAIDAEGGLVDTLTQAVRLDLGRHRAALASTGLKFFGHLDLPPGKYSLRAMALHRRANRLGLRISQLEVPRWSTDADPHLLPPVRRELTGRWLVVHEEAANPPPFPLRVAGKSYVPTVRRRIAAQERAGFWLLGSRPEERLRADLLPREGGAALQELGLGHLQTLEGGRLGVRALAAEVDTDRLRPGEYRLQISAVERPEAFASTALEIRPPPGFDVPAAAVKTPELQPRAPRARRSQVRAEQMIRVRAAYSQSLAELGQTHTKPSLQSLIELETSMIGGGSKKAQSTLAEAELRVALELTARDAEGFLPLIRIHEALYRRYHKRRHFLLATHSRQIVASLSQLYLERLGPNPEGRRLVAAALTSMAGYLQEIGAMPSAELTYEKALDHQRDDRAALAGLAAIREFYADYEGAEELLRRLHANQPDDPHIRLRLGINQKRLGKHRRAAETLGQSLAASGPEWVAALAAQELAGLHASQERFDEAVAVLEAAITRHPNCQRLPIQLAALLDRSGRPTAARQVLARLDPQAGRETSSPRLLYSQLPATAAKSARRTLAQEASRRLSRLTLPAASEAAQPMTAGGF